In one window of Gouania willdenowi chromosome 8, fGouWil2.1, whole genome shotgun sequence DNA:
- the LOC114468120 gene encoding uncharacterized protein LOC114468120, which yields MIRIIVKEMMKACASPNRRASTEIAKKLVATYPKSLQDVIEGDVVGQGYHSLVKQIQARIENVKRSTSPVLQKRKLGGSDDTDEVTPEKRASVQDTYGCIKWDMKFLPVNETLETQKEKKERMKILSEQTSFSHEEAIGMTVHFEELTGVPLKETFLTSLEKKGKRLLDFLKTTGADKSKRVLEAVIKLRMQRGPLKGCSEDVKDMMLLLLSYFDEKEETFFHYVDETCLAKEVQVESLPVTPCIIVCGSSCFASRLFMLSIDHKVVNDQITDFISATCLMLGSYYCLNIHYPLELGSTLEFLQRCFFNINPEKGTKVEKTKKKTLHVNPRVLTLIANLSDHEWRETV from the exons ATGATCCGCATCATTGTGAAGGAGATGATGAAAGCCTGTGCCTCTCCAAATAGAAGAGCCTCGACTGAAATTGCAAAAAAACTGGTTGCAACGTATCCCAAGTCACTGCAGGACGTCATAGAGGGGGATGTGGTAGGACAGGGGTACCACTCTTTAGTAAAACAGATTCAGGCACGAATTGAAAATGTGAAGAGGTCTACATCACCAGTGTTACAGAAGCGCAAACTGGGAGGATCAGATGACACCGATGAAGTCACACCTGAAAAGCGAGCATCTGTTCAAGACACGTATGGCTGCATAAAGTGGGACATGAAGTTTTTGCCAGTCAATGAGACACTGGAAACCCAGAAGGAGAAGAAAGAACGTATGAAGATTCTCAGTGAACAGACAAGCTTCAGTCATGAAGAA GCAATTGGAATGACAGTCCACTTTGAAGAACTTACTGGGGTACCGCTGAAAGAAACTTTCCTCACCAGTCTGGAAAAGAAGGGAAAACGGCTTCTGGACTTCCTGAAAACCACTGGTGCAGACAAGAGCAAGCGTGTCTTGGAGGCTGTCATAAAGCTTCGAATGCAGAGGGGACCGCTGAAGGGCTGCTCAGAAGACGTGAAAGATATGATGCTCCTCCTTCTTTCCTATTTCGATGAAAAAGAGGAGACCTTCTTCCACTATGTTGATGAAACATGTCTGGCAAAAGAAGTCCAAGTGGAAAGCCTGCCTGTGACACCATGTATCATTGTTTGTG GATCCTCATGCTTTGCATCGAGACTGTTCATGCTCAGCATTGACCACAAAGTCGTGAATGACCAAATAACTGACTTCATCTCTGCAACCTGTCTGATGCTTGGGAGCTACTACTGCCTGAACATCCACTATCCCCTGGAACTTGGCTCCACACTTGAATTCCTTCAGAG GTGTTTCTTCAACATTAACCCAGAGAAGGGaacaaaagttgaaaaaactaaGAAGAAGACACTGCATGTGAACCCAAGAGTACTCACCCTCATCGCCAATCTCTCTGATCACGAGTGGCGAGAGACCGTTTAA